The nucleotide sequence TACTTTGCTGCAGGTGTCGCTGCCGAGGGATTGGGCGATCGGGATCGGGCCGTTTCAACTGGCGGGCTATACGTTTTCGTTCCAGGTGGCAGGTTTTTTGCTGACGGCATTTTTAGGAGGACCGCGGGCAGCTCTGCTCTCTCAATTGGCTTATGTCAGTCTCGGTTTACTCGGTTACAACGTGTTTTCGGGGGGAGGGGGCGCAGCTTACGTGCAAGAACCCGCCTTTGGTTATTTACTCGGCTTCGTGCCGGGGGCTTGGGTGTGTGGCAGTTTGCTGGACTGCGATCGCCATCAATCGCACGGAGGCGATCGCGTCACCCACTTACACGGCAGTCTCTCGGGCCCAAGCAAGCCGGGTCCGCCCAAAACCGGCCTGAGGGAGTTATTCGTGGCCGGTCTTATGGGGCTCGTGGCCGTCCACATCACAGGGATTTCCTATCTGATCGTGCAGTCCACCGATAGACTGGGAGCCATGCTCGTGCAATATTCCGGCTATATGTGGGTCGGTCAGCTTTTGGTGCTAGTCGCGGTGGCGATCGCGGCTACGACCTTGAGACTAGTGATGTTTCTTTGATGAATTCTCGACTTCGCTGTACCCGTCCCATCTATTGTGCGGCTGTGCGGCGGGGAATTTCGTAGGTGAGGCGATCGCGAGCCATGACCGTTTTAGGAAAAATCGCCTGTGCTTCCGCCTGCAAGTCTTCCAGCGAGATCGGCCCCTCCGCACCGTATCGAGGGCTAAAGTGAGTCAGCATTAACGTATCCACCTTGGCTTCCAATGCCACCTGGGCTGCCATTGCTGCTGTGGAATGCTTGGCTCGCTTGGCTAAATGCAAATCTGCCTCGGCAAAGGTGGCCTCGTGAATCAGTAAATCGGCAGCTCTGGCCAAATCGATCGCATTGTGGCAAAAAATTGTGTCCGTACAGTAAGTCAACTTGCGTCCCGGCTGTGGCGCACCCACATAGTTTTTGCCTTCGATCGTCCGACCGTCAGGTAACTTCACCGTTTCCCCTGCCTTCAGGCGGGCATAGACGGGACCGGGCGGAATATCGTCCGCTCTTGCTTTGGCAACGTTAAACGTCCCGAGGCGATCGCGCTCCACAATCCGATAGCCAAACGCCTGCACCCGATGGTCCAAGGGAGCACAATACACTAAATACTCCTGTTCCTCCAAAATCAAGCCCGTCTCCACCGCGTGGACGGTGAAGGGATAGTTAATTCGACTCTCACTCCAGCGCAGCACTCCATCGAGATAAGACTGCAGACCGGGGGGGCCGTAGATATCAACCCGATCGGGCATGTTGCTCATACCCAAGGTGGACAAGAGCCCCGGCAATCCATAGATGTGGTCGCCATGCATGTGGGTGATAAAAATCCGGCGGATCTGATTGAAATTTAGGTCTGGATGGCGCAAGATTTGATGTTGCGTTGCCTCGCCGCAGTCCAACAGCCACATCTGCGATCGCTGCGGTAACTGCAGGGCAATTCCAGATACATTGCGAATCCGAGTGGGCACTCCCGAACTGGTTCCCAAAAACGTAACCCGCAAAGCTGTTGCATCGCGATCGCCCATCCTGCCGCAACTCTCAAAACTGTCTTTCAATCCTAGTCGAGTCGCAGCGGCTTCCTGCCAGTATTTTTTGCGGGAGCGAGGGGGACGTGGATTCGGCTAAAGCCGCTTCCACAAAATGAGTGCATCCTCTGTCGGATTGTCGTAATATCGCTTGCGCCGACCCACTTGCTCGAAATCGAGGCTGTCGTAAAGGTCGAGAGCAGCTCGATTCGACTCGCGTACCTCCAATGTGGCCCATTCCAATCCCAGCGCGATCGCCTGCTGCAGTAGTGTCTCAATTAACTGACGTCCAACGCCCTGGCGGCGATAATCGGGATGCACTCCTAGGCTGATAATATGAGCTTCGGACCCCATTGCCCACAAGGCCGCAAACCCAATCGGACGGCATTCCTTCTCTGTTGTCCACGCTCCCAATACGAGCGAGCTGGGGCGATCGGGGCGATCGGGATCGCGAGGGGGTCGGGCTAATTCTGCTGCAAAACCCGCTCGCGTCCATTGGCCGCCAAAACACAGGCGATCGAGCTGTACTAAATCGTCGAGATGTTCGAGTGTCGCGGCTGCCAAACAATAAGAGTCAGTATAAGTCTTATCCGCCATTGAAATTGCTATAGTCTCCCAATCTAGAGTAAAAGAGCCCGACGCCCTCCTGCAGCACTGCAGCCCCATAAGCTCAATGGATTTACCGGAAATTACCTGTAGCTTTAAAGACTTAGCCCTTAAAAGGCATGTTAAATTACAAAAAAAGAGCACTTTCAGGAGCGCCACGCCGTGCAAGACACGACTTTTGATTTCAGACAGCGCTTGCAACAACCCTTCACTTGGTTGGCGATCGTCGGTCTATTGCTTGCGGCAATTCATCTGGCTTTGGGGTGGCAGGCAGATAGCCCCAGCTTGCTTGGAACTAGTCTGCTCTCTTGGGTCGCAGTGGCCGTGCTACTGCGAGATCGAGCCCAGCTACCCCCCCTCCAAAGTGGACCGCTGGCGAGTTTTATGGGCGCGAGCATGCTTACCTTTACCGTATTTGTTGGCATGTCAGTGGGAAGCCACAGCGTTCTCCTGCTCGCACCGCTAGGACTGGGACTGGGATTCGCCCTGTTAGCCTGCAACTTTCGCGGCTTGTGGCAATTCTGGCCGGAATTATCGGTATTGGCAGCAATTGGGGTTCCTCAAATTGCGATCCCCGCTGTGGTCGATATGCGCATTCATACCGCTCAGTTTACCCATTTCGTGCTCTATCACCTTGGCTTTGAAGTCGTTCGCGAAGGCATTTATCTCAACCTTCCCAGAGGAGTTGTGGAAGTCAATCTGGCTTGCTCGGGATTGGACATCATGGCTCAACTGTTTGGCCTTTCACTCATCTATGCTTTTATGTTCGGCCTCAATCGCCAGCAGGGAATTCTCACTTCGATTGTGGCAGTGGCCATTGCATTTGTTGTCAATGGCATCCGGGCGGTGCTCATGAGTGTTTTGTTCAACTCCGGCAACATAGCTGCATTTGATTATTGGCACACAGGAGACGGCTCTCTCGTCTTTTCGGCCATCGGAGTAGCCTGTTTTGGTTGCTACTGCTACTTTTATCAATCTCCCGACACCGCAGAGGAACTTGTCTTCGAAGCCGAGGCGGACATTGAATTCAATGAGGATGAAAATTAATGTCCCGCTGGCAAACGGTCCGCATTGCTTTTCTGGCAACCCTCAGCAGCGGTCTACTGCTCGCCTTAGGGAAGGTTGCATTCTACCCCTCGGAACGCCTGCAATCGGGCAACCGAGGTCACGAATCTCCAACGTTCGAAATTCCTGCTGAGGTGTCCCTTAACAGTTGGACCGCAATCGATACGACAGAAGTTACTGGCGAAGGGCAAATATCTTTCGGCGGCATTCTGGCGGGGCGTAACTACACTTATAGTCAGGGCGAGACGACTCTCTCGATTGAGACCCTCCACCTCGTTGCCTTGGATGCCGATGTACGGGCTATGGTCTGGGGAAATCTTCCCGTTCCCGACTATGCGGTTCGCCACCGCTCGGGGATCGGCTACTATGGCCTCCTCGCTTATCGCCAGCAAGCTTACTTGAGCGCTTGTATTAATCCCTATGGCGGCACAACGTTTACTGGCCAGCAATTCCGGCGCAACCGCTACCTATTCGACATTCGTCCGCGACGTATCCTAGCCTGGATACAAGATGATGCTCCGCTACAGGATCACCGTTGCTTACTGGTTCACTTCGAACTCCCCCTGAGTGACCTTTCGCGAGCAGAAGCGTTTGAACTGCTCGAATCCACCTGGTTTGAGTGGCACGAATGGTGGGAGCCGCGCTTTCAAAATTCTCAATCGGAACAATTTGCCAGCAAAACGGATATTTAGTGACATCAATCCCTATAATTCAGATGGGATAAATACCTAAATCGTTAACTTTTCCACCTCGTTAAG is from Synechococcus sp. PCC 7336 and encodes:
- the rnz gene encoding ribonuclease Z → MGDRDATALRVTFLGTSSGVPTRIRNVSGIALQLPQRSQMWLLDCGEATQHQILRHPDLNFNQIRRIFITHMHGDHIYGLPGLLSTLGMSNMPDRVDIYGPPGLQSYLDGVLRWSESRINYPFTVHAVETGLILEEQEYLVYCAPLDHRVQAFGYRIVERDRLGTFNVAKARADDIPPGPVYARLKAGETVKLPDGRTIEGKNYVGAPQPGRKLTYCTDTIFCHNAIDLARAADLLIHEATFAEADLHLAKRAKHSTAAMAAQVALEAKVDTLMLTHFSPRYGAEGPISLEDLQAEAQAIFPKTVMARDRLTYEIPRRTAAQ
- a CDS encoding biotin transporter BioY, translated to MRQSLLPNPYELLWTALGLLLTVAGTLLQVSLPRDWAIGIGPFQLAGYTFSFQVAGFLLTAFLGGPRAALLSQLAYVSLGLLGYNVFSGGGGAAYVQEPAFGYLLGFVPGAWVCGSLLDCDRHQSHGGDRVTHLHGSLSGPSKPGPPKTGLRELFVAGLMGLVAVHITGISYLIVQSTDRLGAMLVQYSGYMWVGQLLVLVAVAIAATTLRLVMFL
- the crtA gene encoding cyanoexosortase A, yielding MQDTTFDFRQRLQQPFTWLAIVGLLLAAIHLALGWQADSPSLLGTSLLSWVAVAVLLRDRAQLPPLQSGPLASFMGASMLTFTVFVGMSVGSHSVLLLAPLGLGLGFALLACNFRGLWQFWPELSVLAAIGVPQIAIPAVVDMRIHTAQFTHFVLYHLGFEVVREGIYLNLPRGVVEVNLACSGLDIMAQLFGLSLIYAFMFGLNRQQGILTSIVAVAIAFVVNGIRAVLMSVLFNSGNIAAFDYWHTGDGSLVFSAIGVACFGCYCYFYQSPDTAEELVFEAEADIEFNEDEN
- the rimI gene encoding ribosomal protein S18-alanine N-acetyltransferase translates to MADKTYTDSYCLAAATLEHLDDLVQLDRLCFGGQWTRAGFAAELARPPRDPDRPDRPSSLVLGAWTTEKECRPIGFAALWAMGSEAHIISLGVHPDYRRQGVGRQLIETLLQQAIALGLEWATLEVRESNRAALDLYDSLDFEQVGRRKRYYDNPTEDALILWKRL
- a CDS encoding cyanoexosortase A system-associated protein translates to MSRWQTVRIAFLATLSSGLLLALGKVAFYPSERLQSGNRGHESPTFEIPAEVSLNSWTAIDTTEVTGEGQISFGGILAGRNYTYSQGETTLSIETLHLVALDADVRAMVWGNLPVPDYAVRHRSGIGYYGLLAYRQQAYLSACINPYGGTTFTGQQFRRNRYLFDIRPRRILAWIQDDAPLQDHRCLLVHFELPLSDLSRAEAFELLESTWFEWHEWWEPRFQNSQSEQFASKTDI